One window of the uncultured Treponema sp. genome contains the following:
- a CDS encoding metalloregulator ArsR/SmtB family transcription factor produces the protein MKLVHVHNDYFNLDLLKEILSDGNAVRESAECFAVFSDEVRVQIFMLLCHTKQCVLNIADFMEMTAPAVSHHLKILKDAELIESWRDGKEVFYSASDSEKGRTMHEIIERLMKTNCPDFETKHEKINEHSEFQDRQIETVKKVHDFMCEHISERFTIEDLARRFGMNTTTLKTVFKDVYGTSLASHIKEHRMEKAAELLAKTDLSISEVALQVGYESQGKFSATFKEFYNMIPSEYKKEKR, from the coding sequence ATGAAGCTTGTTCACGTGCATAACGACTATTTCAATCTGGACTTGCTGAAGGAGATTCTTTCCGATGGAAACGCCGTGAGGGAGTCTGCGGAATGTTTTGCGGTTTTTTCCGATGAGGTTCGCGTGCAGATTTTTATGCTGCTGTGCCATACTAAGCAGTGTGTTTTGAACATTGCGGATTTTATGGAAATGACTGCGCCTGCCGTGTCTCATCATCTGAAAATCTTAAAGGATGCGGAACTGATTGAAAGCTGGCGTGACGGCAAAGAGGTTTTTTATTCAGCGTCGGATTCGGAAAAGGGCCGCACGATGCACGAAATCATAGAAAGGCTGATGAAGACAAACTGCCCGGACTTTGAGACAAAGCATGAGAAAATAAACGAGCATTCGGAATTTCAGGACAGGCAGATTGAGACAGTGAAGAAAGTCCACGACTTTATGTGCGAGCATATTTCCGAGCGGTTCACGATTGAAGACCTTGCGCGCAGATTCGGCATGAACACGACGACGCTCAAAACTGTTTTCAAGGACGTATATGGAACTTCTCTTGCCTCGCATATCAAGGAACACCGCATGGAAAAGGCTGCGGAACTCCTTGCCAAAACTGACCTTTCAATAAGTGAAGTTGCTTTGCAGGTTGGCTATGAGAGCCAGGGCAAATTCAGCGCGACCTTCAAGGAATTCTACAACATGATTCCAAGCGAGTACAAGAAAGAAAAGCGGTGA
- a CDS encoding acyltransferase, translated as MDKTCGLLQLFGLKESSERANMSDVGFLLIKKSEFMKSRINYIDNLRTVTVSLLIIYHAAMAYNSWGEANYIFFVRVNPIASIVVFMSPWFMPVMFLIAGVSASFSMKKRGCADFIKERFQRLGIPFLFGIIFINPILSFVADKSHNGYGGSYFEHYSVYFTRFTDLTGYDGGFTLGHFWFIAVLIVLSCIGCGVIKAIDCTVGNNRNAMLIVNVILVILAVASFDITLWSKKIPTYLCIYLLGYYLFSRQDFTEKLVSFKWLFIVAFALFSAMNVILFVYVEDYQLLNTICNYLSFATGIPVLVCFGKTCLDYTGTVSRYCAKLSYVFYIVHFPIVVLCQYFISLTGAGSIYNFVLSLVISSVVTCGVCCIIDKTLKRKNI; from the coding sequence ATGGATAAAACTTGCGGTTTGCTGCAACTTTTTGGATTGAAGGAAAGTTCAGAACGTGCAAATATGAGTGATGTGGGATTTTTACTGATAAAAAAAAGTGAATTTATGAAATCACGGATCAACTATATCGACAACTTAAGAACGGTTACAGTATCATTACTGATTATCTATCATGCAGCCATGGCCTACAATTCATGGGGCGAGGCGAATTATATATTCTTCGTAAGAGTCAATCCTATTGCATCAATAGTGGTGTTCATGTCGCCGTGGTTTATGCCTGTCATGTTTTTAATTGCCGGAGTGTCCGCATCATTTTCAATGAAAAAAAGGGGATGCGCGGATTTTATCAAAGAAAGATTCCAAAGATTGGGCATCCCATTTCTATTTGGCATTATATTTATCAATCCAATATTAAGCTTTGTTGCAGATAAATCGCATAATGGTTATGGCGGAAGCTATTTTGAGCATTACTCGGTATATTTTACCAGATTCACGGATTTAACAGGATATGACGGTGGATTTACGCTTGGTCATTTTTGGTTTATAGCGGTATTGATTGTGCTTTCCTGCATAGGTTGCGGCGTGATTAAAGCCATTGACTGCACAGTCGGGAATAACAGAAATGCGATGCTTATCGTAAACGTCATACTTGTGATTCTTGCGGTTGCTTCGTTTGATATAACGCTTTGGAGCAAGAAGATTCCTACATATTTGTGCATATATTTGCTTGGATATTATTTATTCAGCAGGCAGGATTTCACAGAAAAACTTGTAAGTTTCAAGTGGCTGTTCATCGTTGCATTTGCCTTGTTTTCCGCCATGAATGTGATTTTGTTTGTGTATGTTGAAGATTATCAATTACTGAATACGATTTGCAATTATCTGTCATTTGCGACAGGAATTCCGGTGCTCGTCTGTTTTGGAAAAACGTGTCTGGATTACACCGGCACAGTCAGCAGATACTGCGCAAAATTATCATACGTGTTCTATATTGTACACTTTCCAATCGTGGTTTTGTGCCAGTATTTTATTTCTTTGACGGGAGCAGGAAGTATATACAATTTTGTTTTATCCCTTGTAATATCATCAGTTGTAACGTGTGGCGTTTGTTGCATTATAGATAAAACTTTGAAAAGGAAAAATATTTGA
- a CDS encoding NUDIX hydrolase N-terminal domain-containing protein gives MSGENIWLDWAVKLQSIAQAGLTYGKEKFDKERYEEIRKISAEIIAHKTEIPLEKATELFCNETGYQTPKIDTRAAVFKNSKILLVKENNGTWSLPGGWCDADCSVKENAEKEVLEEAGIEVSAEKVIAVQDREKHNKPVYAWKICKIFILCSIKKDGNFTANIETTESRYFSLEEISSLNLAEEKNNLEQIKMCFAAYENKNWQTQLD, from the coding sequence ATGAGCGGGGAAAATATTTGGCTTGACTGGGCAGTAAAACTCCAGAGCATAGCGCAGGCCGGACTCACTTACGGAAAGGAGAAGTTCGACAAGGAACGCTACGAGGAAATCAGAAAAATCTCTGCGGAAATTATTGCGCACAAAACTGAAATTCCGCTTGAAAAAGCAACGGAACTTTTCTGCAATGAAACTGGCTATCAGACTCCAAAAATTGACACTCGTGCGGCAGTTTTCAAAAACTCAAAAATTCTGCTCGTAAAAGAAAACAACGGAACTTGGTCTCTTCCCGGCGGCTGGTGCGATGCTGATTGCTCGGTCAAAGAAAATGCAGAAAAAGAAGTTCTTGAGGAAGCCGGAATCGAAGTAAGCGCGGAAAAAGTGATTGCGGTTCAGGACAGAGAAAAACACAACAAGCCAGTCTACGCTTGGAAAATCTGCAAAATCTTCATTCTCTGCTCAATAAAAAAAGACGGAAACTTCACGGCGAACATCGAGACAACAGAAAGCCGCTACTTTTCACTTGAAGAAATTTCCAGTCTGAATCTTGCGGAAGAAAAAAATAATCTTGAGCAGATAAAAATGTGCTTTGCCGCTTACGAAAATAAAAATTGGCAAACACAGCTGGACTAA
- a CDS encoding GNAT family N-acetyltransferase: MKIEYRKADLADAELLTNIYDSAFYDDYVRFGECPAYGKSKAAMEKSISEYPKLIILCDSEPAGCVSCKKISDRIYEIGCLCVVPKLQGKGIGTHAVKYVTSLYKDAEKFTLITPIEKKENVKFYTEKCGFKIESTETDGNVKVARLVLEK; this comes from the coding sequence ATGAAAATTGAATACAGAAAAGCGGATTTGGCAGACGCTGAACTGCTGACGAACATTTATGATTCTGCGTTTTATGACGATTATGTGAGATTCGGTGAATGTCCTGCTTACGGCAAGAGCAAAGCGGCGATGGAAAAATCCATATCGGAATATCCCAAGCTTATCATTTTATGTGATAGTGAGCCGGCCGGCTGTGTTTCCTGCAAAAAAATCTCCGACAGAATATATGAAATCGGCTGCCTGTGCGTTGTTCCAAAACTTCAGGGAAAAGGAATAGGAACACACGCGGTCAAATATGTAACATCGCTTTACAAGGACGCTGAAAAATTCACCTTAATCACGCCGATAGAAAAAAAGGAAAATGTAAAGTTCTACACAGAAAAATGCGGCTTCAAAATCGAGTCAACAGAAACAGACGGAAATGTAAAAGTGGCACGGCTTGTTTTAGAAAAATAA
- a CDS encoding MFS transporter, which yields MKNFMKILREMRTFLLLWITQSFSSFGSAMTSYSLVIWSYTQKGSALMTALLMVSTYTPYVILSIFAGALSDRWNKKATMLVCDSVAAVSTVVMFILLKNGLLEIWHLYLINAVNGLMNTVQSPASEVAVSRILPKQHYQRVGGLRYFSNALNSIFVPVIATAVIGIFGLTAVVAIDLATFSAAFLVLALAIKIPEPNINAEIKTENAESAPENQAEKASLMDSVKGGISFLKNERGLLRLIMFLSSINLIASIYSAALPAMVLSKGTGGEKALGMVNSVIGISMLIGSVLASAVPAPKNRVRTIFLCLFISMGTENIMLALGRSPLVWCVGGFLGYILIPLMSTNLDAIMRLRVPDEIQGRVYSVRNTFQFFTIPAGYFLGGFLVDKVFEPFMARFAAGTFLERVFGSGKGSGAALLFFVIAFAGVAVCIIFRTSRSIRALEKEELERK from the coding sequence ATGAAAAATTTTATGAAAATCCTGCGGGAAATGAGGACGTTCCTGCTTTTGTGGATTACACAGTCCTTCTCTTCATTCGGAAGCGCGATGACTTCATATTCGCTTGTCATCTGGTCTTACACGCAGAAAGGCTCTGCGCTCATGACAGCCCTTCTGATGGTCTCAACCTACACGCCTTACGTGATTCTCAGCATTTTTGCCGGCGCGCTCAGCGACAGGTGGAACAAGAAAGCCACAATGCTCGTCTGCGATTCGGTGGCGGCGGTCTCAACCGTGGTGATGTTCATCCTGCTCAAAAACGGGCTTCTTGAAATCTGGCATCTTTACCTGATAAACGCGGTGAACGGACTGATGAACACGGTTCAGTCGCCTGCATCTGAAGTTGCGGTCTCGCGGATTCTGCCAAAACAGCACTATCAGCGCGTGGGCGGACTTCGCTACTTTTCCAACGCCTTGAATTCGATTTTCGTGCCGGTCATTGCGACTGCGGTCATCGGGATTTTCGGACTGACTGCGGTTGTCGCCATCGACCTTGCGACTTTTTCCGCGGCGTTCCTTGTCCTTGCGCTCGCCATAAAAATTCCTGAGCCGAACATAAATGCGGAAATCAAAACTGAAAACGCGGAGTCAGCTCCGGAAAATCAGGCGGAAAAAGCAAGCCTTATGGATTCTGTAAAAGGCGGAATCTCGTTCCTGAAAAACGAGCGCGGACTTTTGCGCCTGATAATGTTTCTTTCGTCAATCAACCTGATTGCTTCGATTTACAGCGCGGCTCTTCCGGCGATGGTTCTCTCAAAAGGAACAGGCGGAGAAAAAGCGCTTGGAATGGTGAACTCGGTAATCGGAATTTCCATGCTGATAGGAAGCGTTCTTGCGTCGGCAGTTCCGGCTCCGAAAAACCGTGTGCGGACAATCTTTTTGTGCCTGTTCATCTCGATGGGAACGGAAAACATCATGCTTGCGCTGGGACGTTCGCCGCTCGTGTGGTGCGTCGGTGGATTTTTGGGCTACATTCTGATTCCGCTGATGAGCACGAACCTTGACGCAATCATGCGGCTGCGCGTTCCGGACGAGATTCAGGGGCGTGTCTATTCGGTGCGGAACACGTTCCAGTTCTTCACGATTCCGGCGGGATATTTCTTAGGCGGATTTCTTGTGGACAAAGTGTTCGAGCCGTTCATGGCAAGATTCGCGGCAGGCACATTCCTTGAGCGCGTCTTCGGAAGCGGAAAAGGCTCCGGGGCTGCCCTGCTCTTCTTTGTGATTGCGTTCGCCGGAGTCGCAGTCTGCATAATCTTCAGAACAAGCCGCTCAATCCGCGCGCTGGAAAAGGAGGAGCTGGAAAGAAAGTAG
- a CDS encoding GNAT family N-acetyltransferase — protein sequence MTAKSTENLTIKYNELTASQFIELWETVWGAGPSPEQTELAMKNTLFRVSVFDGGKIVGMARMLGDLGLDYFIKDVVVRPEYQKMGIGRLLIDELLNFIRKNGVSGTNIFVELCAEPDKIPFYEKFGFDYDESQRLKLMCKAE from the coding sequence ATGACCGCAAAATCAACAGAAAATCTTACAATAAAATACAATGAGCTTACGGCTTCTCAGTTTATCGAGCTTTGGGAAACGGTTTGGGGAGCAGGTCCTTCGCCCGAACAGACGGAGCTTGCGATGAAAAACACTCTGTTCCGCGTCTCAGTTTTTGACGGCGGAAAAATCGTCGGCATGGCGCGGATGCTCGGCGACTTGGGACTGGACTACTTCATCAAGGACGTTGTTGTCCGCCCCGAATATCAGAAAATGGGAATCGGAAGGCTTCTGATTGACGAGCTTTTGAACTTTATCAGAAAAAACGGCGTGAGCGGAACAAACATTTTCGTGGAACTCTGCGCCGAGCCGGACAAAATTCCGTTCTACGAAAAATTCGGCTTTGACTACGACGAATCGCAGAGGCTCAAACTGATGTGCAAGGCGGAATAA
- a CDS encoding type II toxin-antitoxin system RelE/ParE family toxin, translating to MIRTFADGETELIFNGTRSRKLPPEIQNAARRKLRMIYAAKTVDDLRIPLGNRLEKLLGNLDGYFSVRINDQWRIVFKFEDGGAEDVGIQDYYR from the coding sequence ATGATTCGGACTTTTGCGGACGGGGAAACGGAGCTGATATTCAACGGAACAAGAAGCAGAAAACTTCCGCCTGAAATTCAAAATGCCGCACGAAGAAAACTCAGAATGATTTACGCCGCAAAAACCGTGGACGACCTGCGGATTCCGCTCGGAAACAGGCTTGAAAAACTTTTAGGAAATCTGGACGGATATTTTTCAGTTAGAATAAACGACCAGTGGCGGATAGTTTTTAAATTTGAAGATGGAGGTGCTGAAGATGTCGGAATACAAGATTATTACAGATGA
- a CDS encoding DUF4160 domain-containing protein, which produces MPVISMFYGIIIRMQSEHGGKHHVPHIHVICGDDESVFSLEGEQLEGKIPASKKKLVEAWIEIHKEDLQANWRLLDEGEQFFKIDPLK; this is translated from the coding sequence ATGCCTGTAATCTCAATGTTTTATGGAATTATAATCAGAATGCAAAGTGAGCATGGTGGAAAGCATCATGTTCCGCATATTCACGTCATTTGCGGTGATGATGAATCCGTGTTCTCACTGGAAGGAGAGCAGCTCGAAGGAAAAATTCCAGCCTCAAAGAAAAAACTTGTTGAGGCATGGATTGAAATTCACAAGGAAGACTTACAGGCAAACTGGCGGCTTCTTGATGAAGGCGAGCAGTTCTTCAAAATTGATCCGTTAAAATAG
- a CDS encoding GNAT family N-acetyltransferase, which translates to MEIRYEKLNHGNFGGHSLDDFIRHQTITECWRNVDGELKLVPNDFTEDWTVEKCREVAAGISCRLEKDLSAFGAFCGNRLVGFVTVEHEIFGNSAKYVNLEQFQVSQDFRGKGTGRKLFALACSEAKNLGAQKLYISAHSSKESQAAYKALDCIPAVEVNEKMAAEEPFDIQMEFALEQEKIYEN; encoded by the coding sequence ATGGAAATCAGGTACGAAAAACTCAATCACGGAAATTTTGGCGGACATTCGCTCGATGATTTTATAAGGCATCAGACAATCACAGAATGCTGGCGGAACGTTGACGGCGAGCTGAAGCTTGTTCCGAACGATTTTACTGAGGACTGGACGGTTGAAAAATGCCGTGAAGTTGCCGCAGGAATTTCTTGCAGGCTGGAAAAGGACTTGTCGGCATTCGGGGCATTTTGCGGAAACCGCCTTGTGGGATTCGTAACGGTCGAGCACGAGATTTTCGGCAATTCGGCAAAGTACGTGAATCTTGAGCAGTTTCAGGTTTCACAGGATTTCCGCGGAAAAGGAACCGGGCGCAAGCTGTTCGCCCTCGCCTGCTCGGAAGCGAAAAATCTTGGTGCGCAAAAGCTCTACATTTCAGCCCATTCGTCAAAAGAAAGTCAGGCGGCGTACAAGGCTTTGGACTGCATTCCGGCTGTGGAAGTAAACGAAAAAATGGCGGCGGAAGAGCCGTTCGACATCCAGATGGAGTTTGCGCTGGAGCAGGAAAAAATATATGAAAATTGA
- a CDS encoding helix-turn-helix transcriptional regulator: MTNEEIHRYVIEKIRLARISKGLSQLEVCTRGNFSQSFYTHVESGRNQPSLMTIIRIAEVLETNPREFFPESEIKSKSEIKKEIAALLEAL; this comes from the coding sequence ATGACAAATGAGGAAATTCACAGATATGTAATTGAGAAGATAAGGCTTGCGCGCATTTCAAAGGGACTTTCGCAGCTGGAAGTGTGCACGCGCGGAAATTTCTCGCAGAGCTTCTACACGCACGTCGAATCCGGCAGAAACCAGCCGTCGCTCATGACCATAATCAGAATCGCAGAGGTTCTTGAGACGAATCCGCGTGAATTTTTCCCTGAGTCAGAAATAAAGTCAAAGTCCGAAATCAAAAAAGAAATCGCCGCGCTGCTT
- a CDS encoding cation transporter, producing the protein MKKTYKIEVDCASCALKMEDAAKTVEGVKDASVNFMLQKMTVEFDDGQDDKKVMKAVLKACKKVEDDCEIEL; encoded by the coding sequence ATGAAAAAGACTTACAAGATTGAAGTTGACTGCGCGAGCTGCGCTCTTAAAATGGAAGACGCTGCAAAAACTGTTGAAGGCGTAAAGGATGCCAGCGTGAATTTCATGCTTCAGAAAATGACAGTGGAATTCGACGACGGACAGGACGACAAGAAAGTTATGAAGGCAGTCCTCAAGGCGTGCAAGAAAGTCGAGGACGACTGCGAGATTGAACTGTAA
- a CDS encoding DUF2442 domain-containing protein gives MLRPTVINVTPENDYKLNLRFNNGETKLFDVKPYIKGSWFGELKNPSYFKTVRPNGFNIEWANGQDICPDDLYFNSESMRQ, from the coding sequence ATGTTAAGACCGACTGTCATAAATGTAACTCCTGAAAATGACTATAAGCTCAATTTAAGATTTAACAACGGCGAAACAAAGCTTTTCGATGTAAAGCCGTACATCAAAGGCTCCTGGTTCGGTGAACTGAAAAACCCTTCCTACTTTAAGACCGTGCGTCCAAACGGATTCAACATCGAATGGGCAAACGGACAGGACATCTGCCCTGATGACTTGTATTTCAATTCCGAATCCATGCGGCAATAA
- a CDS encoding C39 family peptidase codes for MKLILLIAAISFLSYFLTTTIVDVVLMGRLDFCFSAKAKAKEFLITKANRIDFQDGFKCSGFSSAFVMRHWDISVDGNSVYEKMPNKMRDGYVYPKGIFNFLSENGFKVKYCRGNLNALKNAVAAGNPVIVLIKIRADKNWLHYVPVVGYDEQNIFVAESLAELSNCNEPHYNRRIPAKEFKKLWNTAMPKMPLYANTFFTVER; via the coding sequence ATGAAACTGATTCTTCTTATCGCGGCAATTTCATTCCTCTCGTATTTTTTGACCACAACGATTGTTGATGTTGTTCTGATGGGGCGGCTTGATTTTTGTTTCAGTGCAAAAGCAAAGGCAAAGGAATTTCTTATCACAAAGGCGAACAGAATCGATTTTCAGGACGGATTCAAATGCTCAGGATTTTCTTCCGCGTTCGTGATGCGACACTGGGACATCAGCGTGGACGGAAATTCTGTCTACGAAAAAATGCCGAACAAAATGCGCGACGGCTACGTTTATCCAAAAGGAATCTTCAACTTTCTTTCTGAAAACGGATTCAAGGTAAAATACTGCCGAGGAAACCTGAACGCGCTGAAAAATGCGGTCGCCGCCGGAAACCCTGTAATCGTGCTGATAAAAATCCGAGCGGACAAAAACTGGCTCCACTACGTTCCAGTTGTTGGCTACGATGAGCAGAATATCTTTGTCGCAGAATCGCTTGCCGAACTTTCAAACTGCAACGAGCCGCATTATAATAGAAGAATTCCGGCAAAAGAATTCAAGAAACTCTGGAACACCGCAATGCCCAAAATGCCGCTGTATGCGAACACGTTTTTTACGGTGGAAAGATGA
- a CDS encoding GNAT family N-acetyltransferase yields MKIRVMKKHDWKKCLELWQNIPSMGLNSIDDTKKGIVRFLRRNPKTCFVAETDGTFAGTLIAGHDGRRGYIYHTAVLPQFRRRGIATAMLQAATDALKKQGIAKVALLVFSDNESGNTFWENHGFTKRTDITYRNKVISGAEMLRNREEK; encoded by the coding sequence ATGAAAATCAGGGTTATGAAAAAACACGACTGGAAAAAATGCCTTGAACTTTGGCAGAACATTCCGAGCATGGGCTTGAACAGCATTGACGACACAAAAAAAGGCATTGTCCGTTTTCTGCGCCGTAATCCCAAGACGTGCTTTGTTGCAGAAACAGACGGAACTTTTGCCGGAACGCTCATCGCAGGACACGACGGCAGGCGTGGCTACATTTACCACACGGCGGTTCTTCCCCAATTCAGAAGACGCGGAATCGCAACCGCCATGCTCCAAGCCGCAACGGACGCGCTCAAAAAACAGGGAATCGCTAAAGTCGCCCTGCTAGTCTTTTCCGACAATGAAAGCGGAAACACATTCTGGGAAAATCACGGCTTTACAAAACGCACCGACATCACCTACCGCAACAAAGTAATCAGCGGCGCGGAAATGCTAAGAAACCGGGAGGAAAAATGA
- a CDS encoding heavy metal translocating P-type ATPase encodes MKKKQKKMLARIIVAFALLLVLNVLDRLNVFAAIPGKVPLKMILYVADYLIIGYDILKKAGKGILNRQVFDENFLMAVATVGAFALAVYNAHGNLLLIDDCNEAVAVMLFYQIGEFFQSYAVGKSRKNITDLMDIRPDYANIEKDGKLVQVDPSEVAPGTVIVVQPGEKVPIDGIIIEGNSTLNTSALTGESLPRDASSGMEVISGSINMTGVLKVRTTKEFGESTVSKILELVENASSRKSKSEEFISKFARVYTPAVCYSALALAVLPPLVCLIAKSDPNWSDWIYRALTFLVISCPCALVISIPLSFFAGLGGASKEGVLIKGSNYLETLSKSKIVVFDKTGTLTRGVFEVTAVHHSKIDEAKLIEYAAFAECASSHPISRSLQAAYGKEIDRSRVTDIEEISGHGITAKVDGHKVAAGNLKLMKKLGIDATECHSVGTIIHVAIDGEYSGHIVISDVEKPTSREALSALKKAGVAKTVMLTGDAKKVAEKVAADLGIDEVHSELLPADKVNQVEKLISEKGKNDVLAFVGDGINDAPVLSRADIGIAMGAMGSDAAIEAADVVLMDDDPLKIAKAIRISRKCIGIVYQNITFALAIKFACLVLGALGIANMWLAIFADVGVMVLAVLNAVRALNVKRL; translated from the coding sequence ATGAAGAAGAAACAGAAGAAAATGCTTGCAAGAATCATTGTGGCGTTTGCGCTGCTTTTGGTTCTGAACGTGCTTGACCGGCTGAACGTGTTCGCCGCCATTCCGGGCAAAGTTCCGCTCAAGATGATTCTCTACGTGGCTGACTATCTGATAATCGGATACGACATCCTCAAGAAAGCCGGAAAAGGAATCTTAAACCGTCAGGTCTTCGACGAGAATTTTCTGATGGCAGTTGCAACCGTGGGAGCGTTCGCGCTTGCAGTCTACAACGCGCACGGAAATCTTCTTCTGATTGACGACTGCAACGAGGCGGTCGCCGTAATGCTTTTCTACCAGATTGGAGAATTCTTCCAAAGCTATGCGGTCGGAAAAAGCCGCAAGAACATCACGGACCTTATGGACATCCGCCCGGACTACGCGAACATCGAAAAGGACGGAAAGCTTGTTCAGGTTGACCCTTCCGAAGTCGCGCCGGGAACTGTGATTGTGGTTCAGCCCGGAGAAAAAGTTCCGATTGACGGCATTATAATAGAAGGAAACTCAACGCTGAACACAAGCGCACTCACAGGTGAAAGCCTTCCGCGGGATGCCAGTTCTGGAATGGAAGTCATCAGCGGAAGCATAAACATGACAGGCGTACTCAAAGTCAGGACGACAAAGGAATTCGGCGAGTCAACCGTCTCAAAAATCCTGGAGCTTGTGGAGAACGCCAGCTCAAGAAAATCCAAGTCGGAGGAATTCATCTCAAAGTTCGCAAGAGTCTACACGCCTGCGGTCTGCTACAGCGCGCTAGCCCTTGCCGTTCTTCCGCCGCTCGTCTGCCTCATCGCAAAATCAGATCCAAACTGGAGCGACTGGATTTACCGCGCGCTCACCTTCCTAGTAATCAGCTGTCCGTGTGCGCTTGTAATCAGCATTCCGCTCAGCTTTTTTGCAGGACTTGGAGGTGCAAGCAAGGAAGGCGTGCTTATAAAAGGCTCGAACTACCTTGAGACGCTCTCAAAGTCAAAAATCGTCGTGTTCGACAAGACAGGAACGCTGACCCGCGGAGTCTTTGAAGTTACGGCGGTTCACCACAGCAAGATTGACGAGGCGAAGCTGATTGAATACGCGGCGTTCGCGGAGTGCGCATCTTCCCACCCGATCAGCAGAAGCCTTCAGGCAGCCTACGGAAAGGAAATCGACAGAAGCCGGGTCACGGACATCGAGGAAATCAGCGGACACGGAATCACCGCAAAAGTTGACGGACACAAAGTCGCTGCCGGAAACCTCAAGCTGATGAAAAAGCTCGGAATCGACGCGACGGAATGCCATTCGGTCGGAACGATAATCCACGTGGCGATTGACGGAGAATATTCCGGACACATCGTGATTTCCGACGTTGAAAAGCCGACATCAAGGGAAGCTCTTTCCGCACTCAAAAAGGCAGGAGTCGCAAAGACCGTAATGCTCACCGGAGACGCGAAAAAGGTTGCGGAGAAAGTCGCAGCTGATCTTGGAATCGATGAGGTTCACTCAGAGCTTCTTCCGGCGGACAAGGTGAATCAGGTTGAAAAGCTGATTTCAGAAAAAGGAAAGAACGATGTGCTTGCGTTCGTGGGCGACGGAATAAACGACGCGCCGGTGCTCTCTCGTGCCGACATAGGAATTGCGATGGGCGCGATGGGCTCAGACGCAGCAATTGAAGCCGCTGACGTTGTACTCATGGACGACGATCCGCTCAAAATCGCAAAGGCAATCAGAATATCGCGCAAGTGCATCGGAATCGTCTATCAGAACATCACGTTCGCGCTCGCAATCAAGTTCGCCTGTCTTGTGCTCGGCGCGCTGGGAATCGCGAATATGTGGCTTGCAATCTTCGCCGATGTGGGCGTAATGGTTCTGGCAGTCCTGAACGCCGTCCGCGCTCTGAACGTGAAGAGGCTGTAG
- a CDS encoding HigA family addiction module antitoxin, whose translation MSEYKIITDDKLPNIHPGKILKEEFLDPMNITAYRLAKEIDIPQTRISEIIHGKRSITADTAIRFSKFFGTTAEFWLNLQNLYDLEEEESKHYAEFSAIKMYAYV comes from the coding sequence ATGTCGGAATACAAGATTATTACAGATGACAAGCTGCCTAACATTCACCCTGGCAAAATTTTGAAGGAAGAGTTCCTTGACCCGATGAATATCACGGCGTACCGGCTCGCAAAGGAAATCGACATTCCGCAGACAAGAATTTCCGAGATAATCCACGGGAAGCGTTCAATAACAGCCGACACGGCAATCAGGTTTTCAAAATTCTTTGGAACGACGGCGGAATTCTGGCTGAATCTTCAGAATCTCTACGATCTTGAGGAAGAGGAAAGCAAGCACTATGCGGAATTCTCCGCAATCAAGATGTACGCTTACGTTTAA